The Stomatobaculum sp. F0698 genomic sequence GAAGCGGCGGCCGGAGAGGCCGCCCGAAGCGATGCCCGCTTTGAGACCGCAGCGCTCCAAGCCGAAGCGCTGAAAGAGCGCTATCGACCGCGTCTTGAAACCCTGCTTCCGCTCGGTGACTCTCGCTTTTCCGTCTGGGGAGAGCGCACGCGCGGCGGCGCAGAGCTTCACGCCCCCTCGTTCGAAGCGCGCATCGAACGACAAAACCCGCATCCCGAAGACGCGCTCCGCCTGAAAGCCGAACTTCCCACCGAAACCCCTAGGAGGTAATGCCATGCCGAAACTGCTCCACAGCGCAGCCCGCAGCTTTCTTGCGCTGCCGCGCTTCGAAGATGCCGCGCCTCATTTTGCGCTTCGCATGTTGGAAGAAAATTCTATCCCCGGCTTTCTGCCGCTTCGCCCCTGCGGCGAGAGCGCCGAAAACGAGCTCTGCTATGAGGTGAGCGGGCTGCGCTCACTTTCGGAAGCCTGCCGCGAACAAGCGCTTCGCGCGGCGGAGCTCCGCCACCTGCTCCTCTATCTGCTGCAGGCGCTCTCCCGGCTCCCCGCCTATCTCCTCTCCTCAGACGGCGTCCTGCTCCAAAGTGACTACGTGTATTTGGAGTCCTTAAGCCGTGCACCTCACTTTCTCTATCACCCGGGGCAGCAGCGTCCGTTTTCGGAGACACTCTCCGCCTTTTTACAGGAGCTCCTTTCCCTGACCGATCAGAGCGATGAAGCGAGCGTGGTGCTCGCCTACCGCCTCTATCAGGAAAGCTTGCGGCACCCCCACGCCTTGGATTACTTGGAGCGCATTTTAGGCGCAAGTGAACCGGCTCCGCAGAAGGAGGAGCCGCTTGCCCCGGTAAACGATACTTTGGTCAGTGAAATTCGTGAAGTCCGAACCGAAGAACTTCCGCAAAAAAAGAGCGGCGGATTGCTCCGCCGACTCTTTTCTCACAAGGAAGAAGCCGAACCCACAGCCGAGGATGCCGTCTTCTTGGAGGCACTCCGTGCGCTCTGAGGCTTCTTTGACTCCGCTGTCTTCTTCGAAGTCGCCGTCTTCTTTCCCTCTGTCTTTTTTGTTCCCTCTGTCTTTTTCTTGCTGTCCGCCTTCTTCGCGTCTGTCTTTTTACCCGCGCCCGAGGTTTTCTTTACGGCCTCGGCCTTCTTCGCTGCCCGCTTCTTTGCGTCCTCGATTTTCTTCTTCTCGTCAAACTCGAACACGCGCACACCGTAAGCCGGAAGAGCAAACTCCAGATAGAACGGACGCTGATCGCACTCGCCCGGCTTTGCGCGATGGGAACTTGCGCGCTTTCCGCTCTCTGCATAGAGTCCCTCGCTCTCATCCAGAATCAGGCGATAGCTTCCGGCATGCGGAACACCGACACGGTAATCCTCGCGCGCAATCGGCGTGAAGTTGACCACAAAGACCAGGGATTTCTTCAGGGTCTCATCCCGACGGATAAACGAGAAAATCGAACGGTCCGCATCGTCCACATTGATCCACTCAAAGCCGTTCCAGTCATTGTCCTGACGGTACAGCGCGGGATGTGTCTTATAGAGCTGAAGGAGTCCCCTCACAAAGCTCTGCATATCGCGGTGCGGCGCTTCCTCGAGAAGCTCCCAGTTCAGCGAGACCTTTTCATCCCACTCATGCCACTGTGCGAATTCCTGGCCCATGAAGAGGAGCTTCTTGCCGGGATGACCTATCATGTAGCTGTAGCCGCACTTCAGGTTCGAAAACTTGTCCTCGTAGATGCCCGGCATCTTGTTGATCATGGAGCACTTGAGGTGCACCACCTCGTCGTGCGAGAGTACCAGGACATAGTTCTCGCTCGTAAAATAGGTGAGACCGAAGGTCATCTTATTGTGGTTGTCGCGCCGGAAGTAGGGATCCAACTTCATGTACTCGAGGAAGTCGTGCATCCAGCCCATGTTCCACTTGAAGGTGAAGCCGAGCCCGTTTTCCTCGGGACTGTGGGTGACCAACGGCCAAGCCGTGCTCTCCTCCGCAATGATCATGCTGCCGTCCTTGCGACCGGCAATCACAGAGTTTAAGTGCTTGAAGAACTCTATCGCCTCCAGATTTTCGTTGCCGCCGTATTGGTTCGGGCACCACTGTCCGTCCCGGCGACCGTAGTCCAGATAGAGCATAGACGCGACAGCATCCACGCGGAGCCCGTCCACATGGTACTCGTTCATCCAGTAGAGCGCGTTCGCAATCAGGAAGTTCTTGACCTCCGTCTTGCTGTAGTCAAAGACCTTGGTGCCCCAGTCGGGGTGCTCTCCCTTTCTGGTATCCGCATATTCATAGAGCGCCTGTCCGTCGAAATCCGCAAGTCCGAAGGCATCGCGAGGGAAATGCGCCGGCACCCAGTCGAGTATCACACCGATACCTGCCTCGTGCATGCTGTCTACAAAAGACTGAAATCCCTTCGGATCTCCGTAGCGCGAAGTCGGCGCATAGTAACCGGTCACCTGATAGCCCCAGCTTCCGTCAAAGGGATATTCCGCAATGCCCATGAGTTCCACATGGGTGTAGCCCATCTCCTTGACATAGGCAGAGAGCTCACGCGCCAGGGTTTCATAAGAGAGGAAGCCGTCTCGCTCGTTCTCATCTCCCCGCTTCCAAGAGCCAAGGTGACACTCGTAGATACTGAGGGCCTCCTTTCTCGGATCCTGCTTGGCCCGCTTCCGCATCCACGCGTCGTCCTTCCAGGCGTATTCCCAGGGTTCGTCCGCAAGTTTCGACGCCGTGCCCGGGCGGAATTCCGCGCTCCGCGCATAGGGGTCCGCCTTAAATAAGAGTTCTCCCGCCGCACTCCGCAGGGCAAACTTATAGAGCATGCCCGCATGAAGTCCCGGGATAAAGCACTCCCAGATGCCCCCCTCAAAAATCGCAACGCACGGATTGGCCTCTGTTTTCCAGTCGTTAAAATCTCCGACCACGCTCACTGCGGTGGCATGCGGTGCCCAAACCGCAAAGTAGTAGCCGGACACGCCATCCAGCGTCATGGGATGTGCGCCGAGCTTTTTGTAAATCTCATAGTGCGTACCCTGACCGAACAGATAGCAATCTGTCTCCGTGATGACCCCCATACCTCTGTTGACCTCTGCCATACTCCCTCCGTGCAAATGTTTTTTATACTACAAGTATAGCTTTTTTTCTTCTGTTTGACAAAGCAAGATAAGGAGGTTTCTGTGTTTTTACAACTTTCTCCGCTCTCTGTCTTTTTGCCTCTGTTTTCCATCTCCGATCTCCGAACGCGACGCATCCCGAACCTGCTCCT encodes the following:
- a CDS encoding DUF6382 domain-containing protein, giving the protein MPKLLHSAARSFLALPRFEDAAPHFALRMLEENSIPGFLPLRPCGESAENELCYEVSGLRSLSEACREQALRAAELRHLLLYLLQALSRLPAYLLSSDGVLLQSDYVYLESLSRAPHFLYHPGQQRPFSETLSAFLQELLSLTDQSDEASVVLAYRLYQESLRHPHALDYLERILGASEPAPQKEEPLAPVNDTLVSEIREVRTEELPQKKSGGLLRRLFSHKEEAEPTAEDAVFLEALRAL
- the glgB gene encoding 1,4-alpha-glucan branching protein GlgB, with translation MAEVNRGMGVITETDCYLFGQGTHYEIYKKLGAHPMTLDGVSGYYFAVWAPHATAVSVVGDFNDWKTEANPCVAIFEGGIWECFIPGLHAGMLYKFALRSAAGELLFKADPYARSAEFRPGTASKLADEPWEYAWKDDAWMRKRAKQDPRKEALSIYECHLGSWKRGDENERDGFLSYETLARELSAYVKEMGYTHVELMGIAEYPFDGSWGYQVTGYYAPTSRYGDPKGFQSFVDSMHEAGIGVILDWVPAHFPRDAFGLADFDGQALYEYADTRKGEHPDWGTKVFDYSKTEVKNFLIANALYWMNEYHVDGLRVDAVASMLYLDYGRRDGQWCPNQYGGNENLEAIEFFKHLNSVIAGRKDGSMIIAEESTAWPLVTHSPEENGLGFTFKWNMGWMHDFLEYMKLDPYFRRDNHNKMTFGLTYFTSENYVLVLSHDEVVHLKCSMINKMPGIYEDKFSNLKCGYSYMIGHPGKKLLFMGQEFAQWHEWDEKVSLNWELLEEAPHRDMQSFVRGLLQLYKTHPALYRQDNDWNGFEWINVDDADRSIFSFIRRDETLKKSLVFVVNFTPIAREDYRVGVPHAGSYRLILDESEGLYAESGKRASSHRAKPGECDQRPFYLEFALPAYGVRVFEFDEKKKIEDAKKRAAKKAEAVKKTSGAGKKTDAKKADSKKKTEGTKKTEGKKTATSKKTAESKKPQSARSASKKTASSAVGSASSL